In Bacteroidota bacterium, a single genomic region encodes these proteins:
- a CDS encoding DUF349 domain-containing protein encodes MQENEENTMTSGESYFETSTQQIAVEEPILHEDENHVEEHHNELDFSGLNKEQLFHKLEEIVKSDEVQSASGKVRLLREAYFELVKTETDAKRNLYIEEGGLAEDFEMRKDALDDKFEALASQFNKKRSELKAQKEKQILENTATKKLIIQELKDMMMGEENISKAYQKFQALQSKWRSVGAVTPAEANNLWQNYQFCVSQFFDVMKISKDLRELDQKKNLELKTELCEKAEKLAEENSLRKAVDELKLLQNQWREIGNVGKEANEQIWERFKIAADKVYAKLKENLVKVRAKQDENLQAKTALCAKLDEELTVNHTNFNDWKKATERVTEIWNQWQKIGFTPKEDNNATWNRFKQTRQKFYNQKDVFFNALRDEQNKNLALKTALCEKAESMVDNKDWAATTEAYKKIQAEWKKVGAVPRKVSDKIWFRFKKACDLYFENKNKNFAERDAVLIDNHTKKMEVIAKFQSLEIQDDNKANLEAVKNLQQEFSAIGEVPYKQFESLQTTYRAAVNEYLGKIKEKKGSEDRTFYQMKYEQLQQTPQGKDEISKERFHLQDKIKRIQADINQLENNLGFFGKSKNADAMKAEFQQKIDRSKEEVTKLKAQLKMIPHV; translated from the coding sequence ATGCAAGAAAACGAAGAAAATACAATGACCTCAGGCGAGTCTTATTTTGAGACATCGACTCAGCAGATTGCTGTCGAAGAACCTATTTTACACGAAGATGAAAATCATGTGGAAGAACACCACAACGAACTTGATTTTTCGGGCTTAAACAAAGAACAACTCTTTCACAAGCTGGAAGAAATTGTGAAATCGGATGAAGTACAATCCGCCTCCGGCAAAGTGCGCTTGTTGCGTGAAGCCTATTTTGAACTGGTGAAAACCGAAACCGACGCGAAACGTAACCTCTACATCGAAGAGGGTGGCTTAGCCGAAGATTTTGAAATGCGCAAAGATGCTTTAGACGATAAGTTTGAAGCACTGGCAAGTCAGTTTAATAAAAAACGCAGTGAGCTAAAGGCGCAAAAGGAAAAGCAAATCCTTGAAAATACAGCCACCAAAAAACTCATCATTCAGGAGTTGAAAGACATGATGATGGGCGAAGAAAATATTTCCAAAGCCTATCAAAAATTTCAAGCTTTACAAAGCAAATGGCGCTCTGTTGGTGCAGTAACACCGGCCGAAGCAAATAATTTATGGCAAAACTATCAGTTTTGTGTGAGCCAGTTTTTTGACGTGATGAAAATCAGCAAAGACTTGCGCGAACTCGACCAGAAAAAAAACCTGGAGCTCAAAACTGAATTGTGCGAAAAAGCTGAAAAACTAGCCGAAGAAAATTCGCTCCGAAAAGCGGTGGATGAATTAAAATTACTTCAAAACCAGTGGCGCGAAATCGGAAATGTTGGGAAAGAAGCCAATGAGCAAATATGGGAGCGCTTTAAAATAGCTGCCGATAAAGTATACGCCAAGCTAAAGGAAAATTTAGTAAAAGTAAGGGCAAAACAGGATGAAAATCTACAGGCAAAAACTGCTTTGTGCGCCAAGCTCGATGAAGAGTTAACCGTAAACCATACCAATTTTAACGATTGGAAAAAAGCGACCGAACGGGTAACTGAAATTTGGAACCAATGGCAAAAAATTGGCTTTACTCCAAAAGAAGATAACAATGCAACCTGGAATCGCTTTAAGCAAACACGTCAAAAATTTTACAATCAAAAGGATGTGTTTTTTAACGCTTTGCGCGATGAGCAAAATAAAAACCTGGCTTTAAAAACTGCGCTTTGCGAAAAAGCTGAAAGCATGGTGGACAATAAAGACTGGGCTGCCACCACCGAAGCGTACAAAAAAATTCAAGCCGAATGGAAAAAGGTGGGAGCTGTGCCCCGCAAGGTTTCTGACAAAATTTGGTTTCGATTTAAAAAGGCTTGCGATTTGTATTTCGAAAATAAAAACAAAAATTTCGCAGAGCGCGATGCGGTTTTGATTGACAATCATACTAAGAAAATGGAAGTGATTGCAAAATTTCAGTCACTCGAAATTCAAGATGATAATAAAGCCAACTTAGAGGCAGTAAAAAATTTACAACAAGAATTCAGTGCCATTGGCGAAGTTCCTTACAAGCAATTTGAGTCGCTACAAACTACTTATCGTGCAGCTGTGAATGAGTATTTGGGTAAAATCAAAGAAAAGAAAGGTTCAGAAGACCGTACTTTTTATCAAATGAAATACGAGCAATTGCAGCAAACTCCCCAAGGTAAAGACGAAATTTCGAAGGAACGATTTCATTTGCAGGATAAAATAAAACGCATTCAAGCAGATATCAATCAATTGGAAAACAACTTGGGTTTCTTTGGCAAATCAAAGAATGCAGATGCGATGAAAGCAGAGTTTCAACAAAAAATTGACCGAAGCAAAGAGGAAGTAACAAAGCTCAAAGCGCAATTAAAAATGATTCCTCACGTTTAG
- a CDS encoding fibronectin type III domain-containing protein, with protein MKTQLNHFGLLLLIGLFFSAYKSQAQNYAYKGMYVYTLDSILNDASGKTEDVLFRYCRDSSINALTLSVGAYNLNTSPSYVTKLAAFMKKGKTRYGIKYFTAVFSDYATLLNEIHFYQNSRTDTLERFNYYNYEFEYWNNNFYTATGSSETAYCTKYLQPNNCSCDSVGAWNYFTKYIKRVDSLAQADNIKSSLYIGVKSKDTLKNRFIANTVDLIMIACYKNLPADLYQTHTTGKFTAFSKANHKVNVIPIFASLTQSASENLKQWLKGAPPTGKHSESSAMPVFMSEYNLLPANVKNNLNIIGYQWFKYGGMPKDSSFNAISITPSGLVATPSSTTAALAWTAVNGANQYSIWYAPANTYNWTKLSATTASTTLSGLSADNTYQFLVFAKTSSGNTASSQVASFTTTTATATCVKATGLSASNLSSESADLTWVAAQGAAGYNLRYKAVAQTTWLTHSATSTTFSLSALSPATNYEFQVQTNCGASTSDFTTSVTFTTATASCGIPTTLSSSSVTATTATLGWAPVSNVAGYIVSYRLGSAASWISQSVAANSLSISGLNPASTYEFQVQSKCNATTLSSFSTLASFSTANPVCGVPAGVTAAAITSSGATISWSAMQYATSYLIQYRVKGTSIWTSTTSTTTSVVLTGLSSGSVYEYAVQSYCSATNLSAFSATTEFTTQVNCASPGSVGVSATTSNTATLTWAASANALSYKLEYKLPTASTWTAVNSTSSSQTLNALTAATTYQYHLQAVCAAASSAFTATAQFTTTAPSLTCDVPQGQTVTAIYSTSATLNWTAVSGVSSYKVQYRKVGSSVWTNKTTANTYKIISSLKSATAYEFKVQSVCSASLSSAYSAVFVFNTKGATTKAVSQTSAMRTTLGISIKWTSTEEEDASYYSIEKSTDGNEFEPFKTVLVEQNTFSGASYEIEDVDFDAQDASASIWYKISLIDADGNSAYLRTIEVMPKTEFADEFKIYPNPNPGDQINLNVKLEKKEEILVVLMDILGNLVYSKVMITDDNGAIATAINPTQELAKGIYQVVGYSSTKTLSQKLIVK; from the coding sequence ATGAAAACACAACTCAACCACTTCGGACTACTCCTGCTAATCGGTTTATTCTTCTCAGCGTATAAATCGCAGGCTCAAAATTATGCATACAAGGGTATGTATGTATACACGTTGGATTCCATTTTAAACGATGCCAGCGGTAAAACAGAAGATGTTTTATTCCGCTATTGTCGCGATAGTTCTATTAATGCGCTCACGTTAAGTGTAGGCGCATATAATTTAAATACCTCTCCTTCATATGTTACCAAGCTTGCAGCATTTATGAAAAAAGGAAAAACGCGTTACGGCATCAAATATTTTACAGCCGTTTTTTCGGATTATGCCACCTTGTTAAATGAAATCCACTTTTATCAAAACAGCCGCACCGATACCCTCGAACGATTTAACTATTACAACTATGAGTTTGAATATTGGAACAACAATTTTTACACGGCCACCGGAAGCTCCGAAACTGCATATTGCACCAAATATTTACAACCCAATAATTGCAGTTGCGATTCTGTGGGAGCTTGGAATTATTTTACAAAATACATTAAGCGTGTGGATTCCTTGGCCCAGGCCGATAATATTAAATCTTCACTTTATATTGGGGTAAAAAGTAAAGACACACTTAAAAATCGCTTTATTGCCAACACCGTTGATTTGATTATGATTGCCTGTTATAAAAATTTGCCGGCCGATTTATATCAAACGCATACCACCGGAAAATTTACTGCCTTTTCAAAAGCAAATCACAAGGTGAATGTGATTCCAATCTTTGCCAGTTTAACCCAAAGTGCCAGTGAGAATTTGAAGCAATGGTTAAAGGGTGCCCCACCCACCGGAAAGCACTCCGAATCCTCGGCAATGCCTGTATTTATGAGTGAGTACAATTTACTACCGGCTAATGTCAAGAATAATTTAAACATCATCGGTTACCAATGGTTCAAGTATGGTGGAATGCCTAAGGATTCCAGTTTTAACGCAATTTCTATCACGCCAAGTGGATTGGTTGCAACACCTTCTTCCACAACAGCCGCCTTAGCATGGACCGCGGTAAATGGAGCAAATCAATACAGCATTTGGTATGCACCGGCAAATACTTACAACTGGACGAAGTTAAGCGCCACAACTGCTTCAACAACCTTGTCGGGATTAAGCGCCGATAACACGTATCAATTTTTAGTATTTGCCAAAACGAGTTCCGGAAATACTGCAAGCTCTCAAGTGGCTTCATTTACCACAACAACTGCTACAGCAACTTGTGTTAAAGCTACCGGATTAAGTGCAAGTAACCTTTCAAGTGAAAGTGCAGATTTAACTTGGGTTGCAGCGCAAGGTGCAGCCGGATATAATTTACGTTACAAAGCGGTAGCTCAAACCACTTGGCTTACTCATTCGGCTACATCAACAACGTTTTCACTATCTGCTTTAAGCCCGGCAACCAATTACGAGTTTCAAGTACAAACTAATTGTGGCGCATCAACAAGCGACTTTACTACATCAGTTACTTTTACAACAGCTACGGCATCATGCGGAATACCAACTACTTTAAGCAGCAGTTCAGTTACCGCAACAACTGCAACCTTGGGCTGGGCGCCGGTTAGCAATGTTGCTGGATATATTGTATCCTATCGATTGGGAAGCGCTGCAAGTTGGATAAGCCAGTCGGTTGCTGCAAATTCGCTTTCAATAAGCGGATTAAACCCTGCTTCAACCTACGAGTTTCAGGTGCAATCAAAATGCAATGCAACTACTTTAAGTTCTTTTTCTACCTTGGCTAGCTTTTCAACTGCAAATCCGGTATGTGGCGTTCCGGCTGGTGTTACAGCTGCTGCAATCACAAGTTCAGGAGCAACAATTAGTTGGTCAGCGATGCAATATGCAACATCCTATTTAATTCAATACAGAGTAAAAGGAACATCCATTTGGACCAGCACTACTAGTACCACAACAAGCGTTGTGCTTACCGGTTTATCTTCCGGATCTGTTTATGAATATGCGGTGCAAAGCTATTGTTCTGCCACCAATTTAAGTGCTTTTTCAGCAACAACAGAATTCACAACACAAGTGAATTGTGCAAGCCCGGGTAGCGTTGGAGTAAGTGCAACTACCTCCAACACAGCAACACTTACATGGGCTGCATCTGCAAACGCATTGAGTTATAAATTGGAATATAAATTGCCTACAGCAAGCACCTGGACTGCTGTAAATTCAACAAGCTCGAGCCAAACATTGAACGCACTCACCGCTGCGACAACCTATCAATATCATCTACAAGCTGTATGTGCAGCTGCAAGCAGTGCCTTTACTGCAACTGCTCAATTTACCACTACGGCGCCTTCACTTACCTGTGATGTTCCTCAAGGGCAAACAGTAACAGCAATATACTCTACCTCGGCAACACTTAATTGGACAGCTGTAAGTGGAGTATCGAGTTATAAAGTGCAATACCGAAAAGTTGGCTCAAGTGTTTGGACCAATAAAACAACTGCCAATACTTACAAAATAATTTCCTCACTTAAATCAGCAACAGCTTATGAATTCAAGGTTCAATCGGTTTGTTCTGCTTCCTTGAGTAGTGCTTATTCTGCCGTATTTGTCTTTAACACAAAAGGAGCAACCACAAAAGCAGTTTCTCAAACCTCCGCCATGCGCACTACACTAGGCATAAGCATTAAGTGGACTAGCACGGAAGAGGAAGACGCTTCTTATTATAGTATTGAAAAATCAACTGACGGTAATGAATTTGAACCATTCAAGACAGTGCTTGTTGAACAAAATACTTTTAGTGGTGCTTCGTATGAAATTGAAGATGTTGATTTTGATGCACAGGACGCAAGTGCTTCCATTTGGTATAAAATTTCACTAATTGATGCAGATGGAAACAGTGCTTACTTACGCACTATAGAAGTAATGCCAAAAACAGAATTTGCAGATGAATTTAAAATTTATCCCAATCCAAACCCCGGCGATCAAATTAACCTGAACGTGAAACTCGAGAAGAAGGAAGAAATTTTAGTGGTATTGATGGATATCTTAGGAAATTTGGTGTACTCTAAAGTTATGATTACAGATGATAATGGTGCCATTGCAACCGCAATAAATCCTACGCAAGAATTGGCAAAAGGTATTTACCAAGTGGTAGGCTATTCTTCTACCAAAACCTTAAGTCAGAAATTAATTGTGAAATAG